In the Ilumatobacteraceae bacterium genome, one interval contains:
- the mftE gene encoding mycofactocin biosynthesis peptidyl-dipeptidase MftE produces the protein MDLGATTWPDVGAPIVVVPVGSCEQHGPHLPLHTDTTIATALARSLAAHRDDCVVAPPITISASGEHAGFPGTLSIGTSVMADVVVELARSADWAAGVVFVNGHGGNHAAMQRAAEVFEHEQRRVLIWWPQQDGGDPHAGRTETSLMLALAPDEVRRDRSEPGPVPPMSELVRHGVKALSPNGVLGDPAGADEAQGAAMFAQLTEQLRADVAAWATP, from the coding sequence ATGGACCTCGGAGCGACGACCTGGCCCGACGTGGGTGCCCCGATCGTCGTCGTGCCCGTCGGCTCCTGCGAGCAACACGGCCCCCACCTGCCGCTGCACACCGACACGACGATCGCCACCGCGCTCGCCCGATCGCTCGCCGCGCACCGCGACGACTGCGTCGTGGCCCCGCCGATCACCATCTCGGCCAGCGGCGAGCACGCCGGCTTCCCGGGAACGTTGTCGATCGGCACGTCGGTCATGGCCGACGTCGTCGTCGAGCTGGCGCGTTCGGCCGACTGGGCCGCCGGCGTCGTGTTCGTGAACGGTCACGGCGGCAACCACGCCGCGATGCAGCGCGCCGCCGAGGTGTTCGAGCACGAGCAGCGGCGGGTGCTGATCTGGTGGCCGCAGCAGGACGGGGGCGACCCGCACGCCGGGCGCACCGAGACGTCGCTGATGCTGGCACTCGCACCCGACGAGGTGCGTCGCGACCGAAGCGAGCCGGGGCCCGTGCCGCCCATGTCGGAACTGGTGCGGCACGGCGTCAAGGCGCTCAGTCCGAACGGTGTGCTCGGCGACCCGGCCGGTGCCGACGAAGCCCAAGGCGCAGCGATGTTCGCACAGCTGACCGAGCAGCTCCGCGCCGACGTCGCCGCGTGGGCGACGCCGTGA
- the mftF gene encoding mycofactocin biosynthesis glycosyltransferase MftF (Members of this protein family, MftF, are glycosyltransferases, members of PF00535 (glycosyl transferase family 2). The encoding gene is found as part of the mycofactocin cassette, in Mycobacterium tuberculosis, many other Actinobacteria, and occasional members of other lineages. Mycofactocin itself, a putative redox carrier, is a heavily modified derivative of the C-terminal Val-Tyr dipeptide of the mycofactocin precursor MftA (TIGR03969).), with translation MGDAVTVRRYRFDDGAQRHGHVLIGGSPLKLFRLTEAGSRVVDRIEAGEAVDESSLVMSLVDAAVVHPVAEPPGRFTPDDVTIVTPAFGRAPYVDPGTIVVDDGSRPAIPDATVRLDHNRGPGAARNAGLRRVTTPLVAFVDADIRLPVGWLDGLLPHFDDDRLALVAPRVRSAPGPSLLDRYEREHSPLDLGPRPGRVRAGSRIGYLPAAVIVCRTDAVREVGGFDEDLRFGEDVDLVWRLDEAGHRIRYEPTSSVSHDPRPNWRTWFRQRVGYGSSAAPLSRRHHGALAPLRMSGWSVGAWVSGLFAHPVIGATIGVGSAAALIRKLDEVPPRAAFLLAWRGNLDAGGQIAEAVRRVWWPVLLLVALRSRRARSGLLLAALASRHPIRLADDVAYSVGVWRGVVRERTVAPLVPEVSSWPGRRPTWRRGDAR, from the coding sequence GTGGGCGACGCCGTGACCGTTCGCCGTTACCGGTTCGACGACGGGGCGCAACGACACGGTCACGTACTGATCGGCGGATCGCCCCTGAAGTTGTTCCGGCTCACCGAGGCCGGGTCGCGGGTCGTCGACCGGATCGAGGCCGGTGAGGCGGTCGACGAATCGTCGCTCGTGATGTCGCTGGTCGACGCCGCCGTGGTGCATCCGGTCGCCGAACCTCCCGGGCGGTTCACACCAGACGACGTGACGATCGTGACGCCGGCGTTCGGTCGGGCACCGTACGTCGATCCCGGCACCATCGTCGTCGACGACGGCTCCCGACCGGCGATCCCCGACGCCACGGTCCGGCTCGACCACAACCGAGGTCCCGGAGCCGCCCGGAACGCCGGCCTCCGACGCGTCACGACACCGCTGGTCGCCTTCGTCGATGCCGACATCCGACTCCCCGTCGGCTGGCTCGACGGTCTGCTCCCCCACTTCGACGACGACCGATTGGCGCTGGTCGCGCCACGGGTTCGGTCGGCGCCCGGACCGTCGCTCCTCGACCGGTACGAACGGGAACACAGCCCGCTCGACCTCGGACCGCGTCCCGGGCGTGTGCGGGCGGGCAGCCGCATCGGCTACCTACCGGCCGCCGTCATCGTGTGCCGCACCGACGCCGTCCGAGAGGTCGGCGGCTTCGACGAGGACCTGCGCTTCGGCGAGGACGTCGACCTCGTGTGGCGGCTGGACGAGGCGGGCCACCGCATCAGGTACGAGCCGACCTCGAGCGTGAGCCACGACCCACGGCCGAACTGGCGAACCTGGTTCCGACAACGGGTCGGGTACGGATCATCGGCCGCACCGCTCTCGCGTCGGCATCACGGTGCGCTCGCCCCGTTGCGAATGAGCGGATGGAGCGTTGGGGCCTGGGTCTCGGGCCTGTTCGCCCACCCGGTGATCGGCGCCACGATCGGTGTCGGCTCGGCCGCCGCCCTCATCCGCAAGCTCGACGAGGTGCCACCCCGTGCCGCCTTCCTGCTCGCGTGGCGGGGCAACCTCGACGCAGGCGGCCAGATCGCCGAGGCGGTCCGGCGCGTCTGGTGGCCGGTCCTCCTGCTCGTCGCGTTGCGATCCCGCCGCGCTCGGTCGGGCCTACTCCTCGCGGCGCTGGCGTCGCGCCATCCGATCCGGTTGGCCGACGACGTGGCCTACTCGGTCGGGGTCTGGCGTGGCGTCGTCCGCGAGCGGACCGTCGCTCCGCTCGTCCCCGAGGTCAGTTCGTGGCCGGGACGCCGTCCGACATGGCGACGCGGAGACGCTCGCTGA
- a CDS encoding DUF4395 domain-containing protein, translating into MRQLFSFPDPVNETSARVVAAGVVLQAVAFLITGQGWLLVPLVYGFVARVATGPTLSPLGQFATRIVTPRLTSVEHRFVPGPPKRFAQAIGVTFTSVAAVAWLADAPTVSVVVIGLLAIAATLESAFAVCLGCIAYRFFWECDDCNDISERLRVAMSDGVPATN; encoded by the coding sequence GTGCGGCAGCTCTTCAGCTTTCCCGATCCGGTCAACGAGACATCGGCGCGCGTCGTCGCTGCCGGGGTGGTGCTGCAGGCGGTTGCATTCCTGATCACCGGCCAGGGATGGCTGTTGGTGCCGCTCGTCTACGGCTTCGTCGCCCGAGTCGCGACCGGGCCGACGCTGAGCCCGCTCGGGCAGTTCGCGACCCGAATCGTCACGCCACGGCTCACCTCGGTCGAGCATCGCTTCGTGCCCGGCCCGCCGAAACGTTTCGCGCAGGCGATCGGCGTCACGTTCACCTCGGTCGCAGCCGTCGCCTGGCTCGCCGATGCGCCGACGGTATCGGTGGTCGTGATCGGGCTCCTCGCGATCGCGGCGACGCTCGAGTCGGCATTCGCGGTCTGCCTCGGCTGCATCGCCTACCGGTTCTTCTGGGAGTGCGACGACTGCAACGACATCAGCGAGCGTCTCCGCGTCGCCATGTCGGACGGCGTCCCGGCCACGAACTGA
- a CDS encoding alanine racemase yields the protein MTIRLTVDRDRWWQHATDVAASVEGLVPVVKGNGYGFGRNNLAIAASRLSPIIAVGTVHELDGLPDDVTVVVLTPTLTPPSDTAAVLTVGSHGHLDALQGWEGRVIVKLESPMHRFGGSVGLVAEAQRRGLRTVGVAIHPPLAGTDEDRLGFITEQLPHIDPTLDVWLSHLSPGAYELLPDTHRYKLRIGTYLWHGDREAIRLEADVLDTRPAEAGSTAGYRLNTIDGDSTIVMIGAGSAAGVAPLPDGRSPFHFARRRLELIEPPHMHTSMALVPFGEPCPIVGDWVDLQRPLTMTSADELRWI from the coding sequence GTGACGATCCGACTGACCGTCGACCGCGACCGCTGGTGGCAGCACGCCACCGACGTCGCTGCCTCCGTGGAGGGACTCGTCCCCGTCGTCAAGGGCAACGGCTACGGATTCGGTCGGAACAACCTGGCGATCGCCGCCAGCCGACTCAGCCCGATCATCGCCGTCGGCACCGTGCACGAACTCGACGGGCTCCCCGACGACGTCACGGTGGTGGTGTTGACCCCGACGCTCACACCACCGTCCGACACCGCCGCGGTGCTGACGGTAGGCAGCCACGGGCATCTCGACGCCCTCCAGGGCTGGGAAGGCCGCGTGATCGTCAAGCTCGAGTCGCCGATGCATCGCTTCGGCGGATCGGTCGGGCTGGTCGCCGAGGCACAGCGTCGCGGGCTCCGCACGGTCGGCGTGGCGATCCATCCGCCGCTCGCCGGCACCGACGAGGACCGACTCGGCTTCATCACCGAGCAACTCCCCCACATCGACCCCACCCTCGACGTGTGGCTCAGTCACCTGTCGCCGGGCGCCTACGAACTGCTGCCCGACACCCACCGGTACAAGTTGCGGATCGGGACCTACCTGTGGCACGGCGACCGCGAAGCGATCCGGCTCGAGGCCGACGTGCTCGACACCCGCCCTGCCGAAGCGGGCAGCACCGCCGGATACCGCCTCAACACGATCGACGGCGACTCGACGATCGTGATGATCGGCGCCGGAAGCGCTGCCGGCGTGGCACCGCTCCCCGACGGCCGCAGCCCGTTCCACTTCGCCCGCCGCCGGCTCGAACTGATCGAGCCGCCGCACATGCACACGTCGATGGCACTCGTGCCGTTCGGCGAACCGTGTCCGATCGTCGGTGATTGGGTCGATCTCCAACGTCCGTTGACCATGACGTCGGCCGACGAACTCCGATGGATCTGA
- a CDS encoding DUF418 domain-containing protein, translating into MDLSSRRPGPDVVRAVAMAGVVMMNFHGYLILRGARRDGGAVYDLFDPWTGPLSTRFAATFVLTAGVGVTLMTRSSIGDPARVTEMRWRLVRRGVLLYAGGLLFDFVWPGTILPFYGAMFVLAALMFTMRIRWVVLIGVAAAIAGWSIEWWRFERELDGASTTWLTDPGALSPRGLLFDVFVNGTHPLLPWLAFFCAGIVLGRLLTTAWWRPAAVVAGFALYSTATVANTLGTGQRSLVLLSDDPFDRGLVYVASALGTALIAFGAISWIADRFERTAAVDTLQRAGQMSLTIYLGHALLFNLLVDWLDVVEPRGVGTALAATVVYWLPATALAVMYQRRHGRGPAERLYRRLTA; encoded by the coding sequence ATGGATCTGAGCTCACGCCGGCCGGGTCCCGACGTCGTCAGGGCGGTCGCGATGGCCGGCGTGGTCATGATGAACTTCCACGGCTACCTCATCCTGCGCGGCGCCCGTCGCGACGGCGGCGCCGTGTACGACCTGTTCGATCCGTGGACGGGTCCACTGTCGACACGATTCGCGGCGACGTTCGTGCTCACGGCCGGCGTCGGGGTGACGCTGATGACCCGGTCGTCGATCGGCGATCCCGCACGCGTCACGGAGATGCGATGGCGGCTGGTGCGGCGCGGCGTGCTCCTCTACGCCGGTGGCCTGCTGTTCGACTTCGTCTGGCCCGGCACCATCCTGCCGTTCTACGGCGCGATGTTCGTGCTCGCCGCACTGATGTTCACGATGCGGATCCGCTGGGTCGTGCTGATCGGCGTCGCCGCGGCCATCGCCGGGTGGTCGATCGAGTGGTGGAGGTTCGAGCGTGAGCTCGACGGGGCCTCGACCACTTGGCTCACCGATCCGGGCGCACTGTCGCCCAGGGGGCTGCTGTTCGACGTCTTCGTCAACGGCACCCACCCGCTGCTGCCGTGGCTCGCGTTCTTCTGCGCGGGCATCGTGCTCGGTCGGCTGTTGACCACCGCCTGGTGGCGGCCCGCCGCCGTGGTCGCCGGCTTCGCGCTGTACTCGACGGCGACCGTCGCCAACACGCTCGGCACCGGCCAACGCAGTCTCGTCCTGCTCAGCGACGACCCGTTCGACCGTGGTCTCGTGTACGTCGCCAGCGCGCTCGGCACCGCGTTGATCGCGTTCGGGGCGATCTCCTGGATCGCCGACCGCTTCGAGCGGACCGCCGCCGTCGACACGCTCCAGCGTGCCGGTCAGATGTCGCTGACGATCTACCTCGGTCACGCGCTCCTGTTCAACCTGCTGGTCGATTGGCTCGATGTCGTCGAGCCTCGCGGCGTCGGTACGGCGCTCGCCGCCACCGTGGTGTACTGGCTTCCCGCCACCGCACTCGCCGTGATGTACCAGCGCCGGCACGGCCGGGGGCCGGCCGAGCGCCTCTATCGACGACTCACCGCCTGA
- a CDS encoding neutral zinc metallopeptidase — translation MTKIRSRSSSRIQDRRGQGGGGASGGLGDLLKGGLGGGSRGGGGGLPIPGGAGGLGSLLKGGGGLVAILVLGAVFILPKLLGGGGVGGLPTGGSPVAPATEGDSSATGGGEAPCDSELEQILCGATDDVSEYWIDQLPLSFGVDYIDTQTVFFSGFTNTGCGQASSQTGPFYCPLDSLVYFDLDFLVTLQNQFGATGDLAAQYIVAHEFGHHVQNVLGINEQMRRAQQEDPQRANQYSVALELQADCFAGAWARDASDRDLFDDPREVEEALGAAAAVGDDAIQQKTSGRVDPESWTHGSSAQRVQWFQRGFQTGDPQSCSTFSEVL, via the coding sequence ATGACGAAGATTCGCTCCCGCAGTTCCAGCCGTATCCAGGATCGGCGCGGGCAGGGCGGTGGCGGTGCGTCCGGCGGTCTCGGCGACCTGCTCAAGGGCGGGCTCGGCGGTGGAAGCCGTGGCGGTGGCGGAGGCCTGCCGATCCCCGGCGGGGCCGGAGGGCTCGGCAGCCTCCTGAAGGGTGGCGGCGGGCTCGTCGCGATTCTCGTGCTCGGTGCCGTGTTCATCCTCCCGAAGCTGCTCGGTGGCGGTGGCGTCGGTGGCTTGCCGACCGGTGGTTCTCCGGTGGCGCCGGCGACGGAGGGCGACTCGTCGGCGACCGGCGGAGGCGAAGCGCCCTGTGACTCCGAACTCGAACAGATCCTGTGTGGGGCGACCGACGATGTGTCGGAGTACTGGATCGATCAGCTACCGCTGTCGTTCGGGGTCGATTACATCGACACCCAGACCGTCTTCTTCTCGGGGTTCACCAACACCGGCTGTGGGCAGGCGTCGAGCCAGACCGGGCCGTTCTACTGCCCGCTCGACAGCCTCGTGTACTTCGACCTCGACTTCCTGGTGACGCTGCAGAACCAGTTCGGTGCGACCGGCGACCTCGCGGCGCAGTACATCGTCGCCCACGAGTTCGGCCACCACGTGCAGAACGTGCTCGGCATCAACGAGCAGATGCGTCGAGCCCAGCAGGAAGACCCGCAGCGCGCCAACCAGTACTCGGTGGCGCTCGAACTCCAGGCCGACTGCTTCGCCGGAGCCTGGGCGCGCGACGCCAGCGACCGCGACCTGTTCGACGACCCGCGCGAGGTCGAGGAGGCGCTCGGCGCTGCGGCGGCGGTCGGCGACGACGCGATCCAGCAGAAGACGTCGGGCCGGGTCGATCCCGAGTCGTGGACCCACGGCTCGTCGGCGCAGCGTGTGCAGTGGTTCCAGCGAGGGTTCCAAACCGGCGACCCGCAGTCGTGCAGCACGTTCAGCGAGGTGCTGTAG
- a CDS encoding ROK family protein, which translates to MSTPSGQQRDVILAIDIGGTKFASGLMTSRGALLDRSRIDVEPDVGPQSHFAALASIVAEQLDRAEQHDVRVRAIGIGCAGPIERNCETVSPVNISSWRRFPLRSHLVDLTGLPVYGDLDAKALALSEGWLGAAQGVSSFCAMTVSTGVGGGLVIDGELLDGATGNAGHVGHMIVEPGGRRCGCGARGCLEAEASGLAIEAITGRSPTEPTYDIMRRTGRLVGRAAGMICTSMDIDLVVVGGGVALGFAATFFNAAQEEIDQVARVGHGAAARITPVRLGDRGPLIGAGAIGLRGIRRDVSAPRISAPTPEAT; encoded by the coding sequence ATGAGCACACCGTCGGGTCAACAGCGCGACGTCATCCTCGCGATCGACATCGGCGGGACCAAGTTCGCGTCCGGGCTCATGACGTCTCGCGGCGCGCTGCTCGACCGCAGCCGGATCGACGTCGAGCCCGACGTCGGCCCGCAGTCACACTTCGCGGCACTCGCGTCGATCGTCGCCGAGCAACTCGACCGAGCCGAGCAGCACGACGTCCGGGTTCGAGCGATCGGGATCGGCTGTGCCGGTCCGATCGAACGCAACTGCGAGACCGTCTCGCCGGTCAACATCTCCTCGTGGCGGCGGTTCCCCCTTCGGTCACATCTCGTCGACCTGACGGGCCTTCCCGTGTACGGCGACCTCGACGCCAAGGCGCTCGCGCTGTCGGAGGGCTGGCTCGGTGCGGCACAGGGGGTCTCCAGCTTCTGCGCGATGACCGTGTCGACCGGGGTCGGTGGTGGTCTCGTGATCGACGGTGAACTCCTCGACGGTGCGACCGGGAACGCCGGCCACGTCGGCCACATGATCGTCGAGCCGGGCGGGCGACGTTGTGGCTGTGGGGCGCGAGGCTGCCTCGAGGCCGAGGCGTCGGGTCTCGCGATCGAAGCGATCACCGGTCGCTCACCGACCGAACCGACCTACGACATCATGCGACGCACCGGCCGCCTCGTCGGACGCGCCGCTGGCATGATCTGCACCTCGATGGACATCGATCTCGTGGTGGTCGGCGGTGGGGTGGCGCTCGGTTTCGCCGCGACGTTCTTCAACGCGGCACAGGAGGAGATCGACCAGGTGGCCCGGGTCGGCCACGGTGCGGCGGCGCGCATCACGCCCGTCCGGCTCGGTGATCGCGGCCCGCTCATCGGCGCCGGCGCGATCGGTCTGCGTGGCATCCGACGCGATGTGTCGGCGCCGCGGATCTCGGCCCCGACGCCCGAGGCGACCTGA
- a CDS encoding 2-oxoglutarate and iron-dependent oxygenase domain-containing protein — MSEILDVDLLAFENSTGPARRAVVDGVARSLATGFVYTQHDVSEDLIDTAYGMLATFFQLEQDAKEQFRVPGANGQTGYTGLLVETAADSDQPDWKEMLNWSTPIAAGHPLRNDFATAYPDQVLPESVVPGITDVLYRFHDAIADLQRRFLRVIAEGIGCHETFFDDMVKDGPTLTRAIRYPPMTDVPADGHVWAGAHGDINLITALPRATAPGLQVKVDDEWVDAVAPEGQVIINTGIMLERLTNGTIPIGWHRVVAAPGYEGERYSVVQFCHPRPWTVLAPVPSCCTPERPQRFSAITAANALAEVLYEINLVEAARRV, encoded by the coding sequence ATGAGCGAGATCCTCGACGTCGACCTGTTGGCCTTCGAGAACAGCACCGGCCCGGCGCGGCGCGCCGTCGTCGACGGCGTCGCCCGCAGTCTCGCGACCGGATTCGTCTACACGCAGCACGACGTCTCCGAAGACCTGATCGACACCGCGTACGGCATGCTCGCCACGTTCTTCCAACTCGAGCAGGACGCCAAGGAGCAGTTCCGCGTGCCCGGGGCGAACGGACAGACCGGTTACACCGGCCTCCTGGTCGAGACCGCCGCCGACAGCGATCAGCCCGACTGGAAGGAGATGCTCAACTGGTCGACCCCCATCGCCGCAGGGCACCCGCTCCGGAACGATTTCGCGACGGCGTATCCCGACCAGGTGCTCCCCGAGTCGGTCGTGCCGGGCATCACCGACGTGCTGTACCGATTCCACGATGCGATCGCCGATCTGCAGCGGCGCTTCCTCCGGGTCATCGCCGAGGGCATCGGCTGTCACGAGACGTTCTTCGACGACATGGTCAAGGACGGCCCGACGCTCACGCGAGCGATCCGCTACCCACCGATGACCGACGTGCCCGCCGACGGACACGTCTGGGCGGGTGCGCACGGCGACATCAACCTGATCACCGCGCTGCCGCGAGCGACCGCACCGGGGCTCCAGGTCAAGGTCGACGACGAGTGGGTCGACGCGGTCGCACCCGAGGGCCAGGTCATCATCAACACCGGGATCATGCTGGAACGGCTGACCAACGGCACGATCCCGATCGGTTGGCACCGCGTGGTGGCAGCGCCCGGCTACGAGGGCGAGCGCTACAGCGTCGTGCAGTTCTGCCACCCTCGTCCGTGGACCGTGCTCGCGCCGGTGCCGAGCTGCTGCACCCCGGAGCGACCGCAGCGGTTCAGCGCGATCACGGCCGCCAATGCGCTCGCCGAGGTGCTCTACGAGATCAACCTGGTCGAAGCGGCCCGACGGGTGTGA
- a CDS encoding pyridoxal-phosphate dependent enzyme → MFGHLPRARLATLPTPLERGPVLPGGSRLWVKRDDLTGLGLGGNKARKLEFLCGAAVADGARSLVTVGAAQSNHCRMTAAAGAVLGLEVHLVLSGDRPEVATGNQLLSALFGAQLHHTGAEESHWGELEIAREALTDELGASGSAPYAIPIGGSTAVGAVGYAAAFVEIMEQCAAQGIRPAAIVHTSSSGGTHAGLLAGRALVRAGGAAVPEVLAIGVAKGVNMGMPDIGKLTHDTIDLIGGDRGSFDRSDVQLDPNWIGDDYAVPTGAGDAAIRWAARHGGWVLDRVYSGKGLAGMIGNAEAGRWPEGSDLVFIHTGGAPALFAPGGAPESQ, encoded by the coding sequence GTGTTCGGTCATCTTCCGAGGGCGCGCCTCGCGACCCTGCCGACCCCGCTCGAACGGGGCCCCGTGCTCCCCGGCGGCTCGCGGCTGTGGGTCAAACGCGACGACCTCACGGGGCTCGGCCTCGGCGGCAACAAGGCCCGCAAGCTGGAGTTCCTGTGCGGTGCGGCCGTCGCCGACGGTGCTCGGTCACTCGTCACGGTCGGCGCCGCCCAGTCGAACCACTGCCGGATGACCGCTGCCGCCGGCGCCGTGCTCGGGCTCGAAGTGCACCTCGTGCTCTCCGGTGACCGTCCGGAGGTCGCGACCGGGAACCAGTTGCTGTCCGCCCTGTTCGGCGCTCAGCTGCATCACACGGGCGCCGAGGAGAGCCACTGGGGCGAGCTCGAGATCGCTCGGGAAGCGCTGACCGACGAACTCGGTGCGTCGGGTTCCGCTCCCTACGCGATCCCGATCGGCGGATCCACGGCGGTCGGCGCGGTCGGGTACGCGGCGGCGTTCGTCGAGATCATGGAGCAGTGCGCCGCCCAGGGCATCCGGCCGGCGGCGATCGTGCACACCTCGTCGAGCGGTGGCACACACGCCGGGCTGCTCGCCGGTCGTGCCCTGGTCAGGGCGGGAGGTGCCGCCGTCCCGGAAGTGCTCGCGATCGGCGTCGCCAAGGGCGTCAACATGGGCATGCCCGACATCGGCAAACTCACCCACGACACGATCGACCTGATCGGAGGCGACCGGGGATCGTTCGACCGGTCCGACGTCCAGCTCGACCCGAACTGGATCGGCGACGACTACGCCGTCCCGACCGGCGCCGGCGACGCAGCGATCCGCTGGGCGGCACGGCACGGGGGCTGGGTGCTCGACCGCGTGTACAGCGGCAAGGGTCTGGCCGGCATGATCGGCAACGCCGAGGCCGGCCGGTGGCCGGAGGGCAGCGACTTGGTGTTCATCCACACGGGCGGGGCGCCCGCGCTCTTCGCGCCCGGTGGCGCGCCCGAATCCCAGTAG
- the ung gene encoding uracil-DNA glycosylase: protein MTTDWNPLLRGEFDEPYWDELQQFVRRERERGPVYPPHDEVFAALHLTDYASTRVMILGQDPYHGPGQAHGLAFSVRDGVRVPPSLANIHKELHADLGQPVPSHGNLEAWARQGVLLLNTTLTVRGGEAASHQGRGWETFTDRVIRVVDAKPEHVVFILWGGHARRKKTLIDGDRHTILESPHPSPLSAHQGFLGSRPFSRANEALEAHGQAPIDWTL from the coding sequence GTGACGACGGACTGGAACCCCCTGCTGCGCGGCGAGTTCGACGAACCGTACTGGGACGAACTGCAGCAGTTCGTGCGCCGGGAGCGGGAGCGTGGACCCGTGTACCCGCCGCACGACGAGGTCTTCGCCGCGCTGCATCTGACCGACTACGCCTCGACGCGCGTCATGATCCTCGGCCAGGACCCCTACCACGGCCCCGGCCAGGCCCACGGGCTCGCCTTCTCGGTTCGCGACGGGGTCCGGGTCCCACCCTCGCTGGCGAACATCCACAAGGAGCTGCACGCGGATCTCGGCCAGCCGGTGCCGTCACACGGCAACCTCGAGGCCTGGGCGCGACAGGGTGTGCTGCTGCTCAACACGACGCTCACCGTCCGAGGTGGCGAGGCGGCGTCGCACCAGGGTCGCGGCTGGGAGACCTTCACCGACCGGGTCATCCGGGTCGTCGACGCCAAGCCGGAACACGTCGTGTTCATCCTGTGGGGTGGCCATGCCCGCAGGAAGAAGACGTTGATCGACGGCGATCGGCACACCATCCTGGAGTCACCCCATCCCTCCCCGCTGTCCGCCCACCAGGGATTCCTCGGGAGCCGGCCGTTCAGCCGAGCCAACGAGGCCCTCGAAGCGCACGGCCAGGCCCCGATCGACTGGACGCTCTGA
- a CDS encoding YihY/virulence factor BrkB family protein: MTALRRRNSFVDVVVETLDGFRRHLTGRNSAVLTYYGFLTLFPLFLAATTILGLLLESKPEWRDELVGSAVESVPFIGDQIAGGQIGTSWLALAIGLAAALWGSMKAFVGLQVAYDDTWEIPLDDRAGFVAQRTRALIGLAVIGGAQVATVVLASLVAEADLPRIGQVLLVLGGLAINLAIVGPMYRFLTSADTSWSMVLPGAVFTGILYTVIQMFGTQVTSELAKSDKYGELGSVLALLSWLSLHAVINLFGAEINAARQRLAERSDTTPSSPILAEPPLADA; this comes from the coding sequence GTGACCGCACTGCGGCGACGCAACTCGTTCGTCGACGTCGTCGTCGAGACCCTCGACGGGTTCCGCCGACACCTCACCGGCCGCAACAGCGCCGTGCTCACCTACTACGGGTTCCTGACCCTCTTCCCGCTGTTCCTCGCCGCGACGACCATCCTCGGTCTGCTGCTCGAGAGCAAGCCCGAGTGGCGGGACGAACTCGTCGGCTCGGCGGTCGAGTCGGTGCCGTTCATCGGCGACCAGATCGCCGGGGGCCAGATCGGCACGAGTTGGCTGGCGTTGGCGATCGGTCTGGCCGCCGCGCTGTGGGGGTCGATGAAGGCGTTCGTCGGGCTCCAGGTCGCCTACGACGACACCTGGGAGATCCCGCTCGACGACCGCGCCGGATTCGTCGCGCAGCGCACCCGGGCGCTGATCGGTCTCGCCGTCATCGGCGGCGCGCAGGTCGCGACCGTGGTCCTCGCCTCGCTCGTCGCCGAGGCCGACCTCCCACGGATCGGGCAGGTCCTCCTCGTCCTCGGCGGGCTGGCGATCAACCTCGCCATCGTCGGACCGATGTACCGGTTCCTCACCTCGGCGGACACCTCGTGGTCGATGGTCCTGCCCGGAGCCGTCTTCACCGGCATCCTGTACACGGTGATCCAGATGTTCGGTACCCAGGTCACGTCCGAGCTGGCGAAGAGCGACAAGTACGGCGAACTCGGGTCGGTACTGGCGCTGCTCAGCTGGCTGAGCCTGCACGCGGTCATCAACCTGTTCGGCGCCGAGATCAACGCCGCGCGGCAGCGCCTCGCCGAACGGAGCGACACCACCCCGTCGTCGCCGATCCTGGCCGAGCCGCCCCTCGCCGACGCCTGA